Within Colletotrichum destructivum chromosome 11, complete sequence, the genomic segment AGTGTGTTCTCTACCCGTGCAACATGGCTCTCTGCTGTCTTCACCTTTATTGGTGGTGGTCCGGCCGTCTTCAACGCTATGATATTTACTATTGCCGGCGATGTTGTAAGCGTAGAGCGCAGGTATTTCTCTTGTTCTTTCTAGCATGTTATAGCTAGCCTGCTTACTGTCTCGCAAGATCTACCATATTCTCCTATCTTGCTGCCGCTGTAGTCGGAGGCGAGTTACTTGCTAGTCCTCTGGTTTATTTTCTCATGGGCAAAGATGCTTGGCTCTCTATCTACACAGGCTTAGGCTGCCTTGTCTTAGGTACTCTTGTGTCTCTCATGCTCCCAGAAACGCATCCTAGAGGACCAGGCCATTGCTCTGCTGAGACTACCCAGTCGCTTCCATGGTACTATCCAATCCGGTCAGAGCTAGTAAAACTGGGCAAGGCTGTATTATGGATGATGTGGAGAGATTATTACGTCCTCGTACTGCTCTTTACTTTCCTATTGACGACACTGGGCCGCTTTGCGCAAGAGATACTTTTGCAGTACGTAACGAAAAGATACGGCTGGTCATGGTCGCAGGTAAGAGAATCCCGTTCCTCCTAATAATTTCCGTTCCAAGTGTTCGTTGTTAACAAGAGAACTCTGCCTATGTAAGCTGGTCTTCTGCTTTCTGTCAGAGCCTTCTTCAACCTTGTACTCCTCACCGTTGTCATTCCGTCGACGAGCTATCTTCTCATCCACAGGTGGTCAAAGTCAGCTCAGTATACAAACCTCGTACTGGCACGAGCGAGTGCTGCCCTGCTCACTTTAGGCGCCTTCACTATCGGCTGCTCGGATACATCTGTCACAATGGTATTtggcctcggcatcttcgcTCTTGGTTCAGGCTATAATATTCTCATCCGCAGCCTGTTAGCATCTGTCGTTGATAAGGACAACATCGGCATGCTGTATACCATGATGAGCATCTCTGAAACAATAGGGGCCCTGGTAGCGGGGCCTTTGCTTGCAGCGTCGTTCCGCACTGGCATGGGCTGGGGTGGTCCTTGGATTAGGTTGCCATACATGTCAGCCGGCTTTCtgttggcggtggcgacgatggtTGTGTGTTCCACGAACCTGTCGCGGCTGCAGCCTAGGGAGGTTGACATGGATAACGAGCAAGGGTCAGACTGTTAGACCGCTCACATGAAGAATCTCAGCTTCAAGGACCTCAGAAAACATTCTGTTTCTGGACTGTGTAGTTACAAATAATAACCAAGCTCCACTTCCATTGGAATATTGATGTAAAGGACTTCAGTGGCCTTAGTAATAGCTTTTCAACTTGAAAATTGAAACCATCATTGATCTATTACGTTCTCTAGTAGGAATACTAGCAAAGGTGATTTGGCATGTGTTACTTCAGAACAACAACTTAATTGAAGGACAAATAAGTTTAAACCACTCCGATTTCGTTATGATAAGTTGATTTATTGTGATAATGCAGCCAAGCCGTCTTCTT encodes:
- a CDS encoding Putative major facilitator superfamily, MFS transporter superfamily, with the translated sequence MAQDHHESRPENDAENERTRLIAVSAPPGESRPTSPDAHTTESTPRARFSIVATCIFLIILIELGAYLATIPLNQVLEEIICHNLQRLQPNVNDLGCKDKTVQDELSIIRGWQSTLDYIPGLLTAVPYGFLADRRGREQVLSLSLLGITMSSAFYILVCALPSVFSTRATWLSAVFTFIGGGPAVFNAMIFTIAGDVVSVERRSTIFSYLAAAVVGGELLASPLVYFLMGKDAWLSIYTGLGCLVLGTLVSLMLPETHPRGPGHCSAETTQSLPWYYPIRSELVKLGKAVLWMMWRDYYVLVLLFTFLLTTLGRFAQEILLQYVTKRYGWSWSQVRESPGLLLSVRAFFNLVLLTVVIPSTSYLLIHRWSKSAQYTNLVLARASAALLTLGAFTIGCSDTSVTMVFGLGIFALGSGYNILIRSLLASVVDKDNIGMLYTMMSISETIGALVAGPLLAASFRTGMGWGGPWIRLPYMSAGFLLAVATMVVCSTNLSRLQPREVDMDNEQGSDC